The region TACAGGAGTCGTGTTTTATTTACATGATCAATACTCATTTATGTACTCTGTATTTATGTATCTGTAATTCTGAACAAGTTCAATGGTAATGCATCAACATATCAGAAAGCATTTGACTTGTAgcatttttttgcatatataaacAAGACAATTATGACCAGACTGGACAaacagtcttaaaaataaaggctctgGAAAGTTTCAGACGCACAAAACGTTCTTTCtattggaacctttatttttttaaaacgtcaagtttttcacatttgtgtTATAGGCTATATATTGGAAAATGCTAAAAGTGAATGTATACAAACTTtgtatgcaaaataaaattacacaagatGAACGCCAAACCTACGTGATAGCCTACTTGCTGACCCTGAGGTTGAGATAGACATATCCCAGATAGCAATGAGTCGGCGGACCGCCGGCGGCGCTCCGGCGGCAGTAGAAGCGTCAGAATAGCGTAATCGCAAACACGTTTGACGGTGCACCGCCGGCGGCAGCCGCTTTTTAGAAGCGGCAGCCGCCTTCCTACCGCCTTCGTTCCGCGGCCGGCCCGCGGGCCAACCGCCGTCCCGCCGCCGTTATATCAAAGGCGACCCTTCCGCGGCCCGTCGGAGGCAAACGCTATTTTCGAGCGATCGGTCGccgcttgcttatttatttatttatttatatatatatattatgcagtttATCAAGAATAATGATTGATCAAACCAGACAAATTTCCATTTGACGTTTTAATTCCACATTTcaaagtacagtaactgtcattgaAACATGATGTCAGATccctgaaatataaataacagaaaaaaagagaaaaaataaataaataaataaatacacacacacacacacacaggtttccaattaaattgttaaaaaaaaaaaacagccttagcTTACAAGCAAATTATAACACTtacaataattgttaataatataaagagGTCAGCTCTGGCATGAAAAGAATTACCAGTAAACATAAGTAATGAGTATATCTGgtaccaaagaatgtgcaggacaCCAAAAAAAATTCAGGTATAACATCACATTTACAAGCCATTTCTAACAATAAGATAAGTggtaataatttagaataaagcTCTGGAGTAGAATAGACCATTATAATGGCATTGCTGACCTGGGGTACAAGATGTCTCTTGTATCTGTGATAAacatcttcaaatatatataaaaaatactgaggTAAAAAAAGTAGTAGAACAGATATAACTGCAATGCTGACCTGTGGCACAAGGATTTACAagctatatttaacaatataataagtTAAGCACTATGATAATATCCACAGTGAACAGTGTGGATTGGGGAGTGCAGTCTGACACTTCTGGCTTCTTTAGGGGTCTTGATGTTACTGACTGCAGGATAAAGAAAGGGTTCCAGTTGTCAGTGATGCTGGGATGTCAGTAGTCAGCCTAGGTTTAAGGGGTCGGCTGTGGGTCCCTCTCAGCTGTGCGGCGCCTTTTTCCGCCTTCACGGTCAGATGCTCCTTTCAGGTAACGCGTAACGTTAACCTGGATGGCTTCATCAGTGGCATCCTGTGTTGCCGGGTTCTTCCGGATGGCTCCTGTAGAAAATACAGATCTGTCATTCCATTTGAATGGCATAATGCCATACACAtctactaaacattttttttttttttttttttacatccaactTACTTTGAACAATGGTCTTCAGGAACATGTctctaaaacatgctttatccccAACTCCAGTCCAGGTTGTATTGATGGAAAGGTGATtagagaagatactttgaagcatCCGCCAGACGGTTGTCTTTAGGTCCCTCCCACATTTGATTGCCAAAAACCGAAgctgaaaatccaaaaaaagtgttacaaattacatttctctgaagcttatcatacataaatataaaatgtgacagGCTATGGATTCAGACTGTAGAATATGCAGTGTACAATCTTAATTCTACTTTTTACATTACCCTATGGAGTTATAAACGAAATCAGCACACTTACAAATCGTTCCTGGAGCTCTTTATCCTGCCTCAAACTGTTGTCAAGCAACGCCAAATCTTCCTGGGTGTCTAGGGGGAGTAACAGATCCCCTGGCAGGGATAACTCTCCAACAGACACATTGGCACTGAAATGTTGCAGCATAGTGTCCATTTTGTTGTCCATGCTAGGCACAACATCGCCAAACTCTCCAAGACGTCGCAGCATTAAGGTCTGATCTGCACCTACAggggttaaataaaataatagtcagtCCTGGTCCCTCAACTACTAAACTATGACATTTATATCTAGGTCTACTACATGTATAGGTGGCCCCAGTGGGAATTAAACCAACAACCACAGGTGTTGTTTGCAAGTTGTACCTGATTGCCCAGTGCGAGCAAACGTCTTCAACATTGTCCCAACTTGCTTCACCTGCTCTTGAAGTGAGCCGCTGTCATCCGAAGCTACAAAATGAAAGGCATATGGTAATTTTGTACATACATCACATACTCTTTCCTAAGTTTGACTTTTTTGTGCATGTTCTTACCTGCTCGTGCAGTGCTTTCCCTCagagcttggttctcctccctcagagcttggttctcctccctaaGGGCTTGGTTCTCCTTCCTAAGGgcttggttctcctccctaaGGGCTTGTTTTTCATTCTGGAATCTCTGGAaatctacattaaaaaacaaaacaacaacaaaaaaaaaaaacacctaaaggcactattttcaatacttttaaaacactgGACACTAAGACATAGGCCTAAAATATACCTTCATAGCTGAAAACTTCATGCTGTACACGAGATGCCAGGGGAGTCCAAGGGCCAATTACAGAGCGATGACTTTCTCCTATTGATAATCATTGACGTAAAAATATGTTTGAAGTTATTGCATACATTTAATGAATTGGACTTAAAATGGAACACTTAGTTTAGCGCAACATATTACATACCTCCAGCGTTTTCACCCATATGCTGCCAGGGTAAATTTGCTGCTGGGGGGTGTAAAGCTTAGTACTTGACGAGCTGGAAGAGCAAACATAACAGCTTTAACTTCAGTGCAGAGTATTGCATATTCAGTAATGAAACTATAATTGAACTGTGCAATGCTAATGGAATGTACAACACACCTCGACACCTTTCATCCA is a window of Carassius auratus strain Wakin chromosome 16, ASM336829v1, whole genome shotgun sequence DNA encoding:
- the LOC113116623 gene encoding uncharacterized protein LOC113116623, whose protein sequence is MGENAGGESHRSVIGPWTPLASRVQHEVFSYEDFQRFQNEKQALREENQALRKENQALREENQALREENQALRESTARAASDDSGSLQEQVKQVGTMLKTFARTGQSGADQTLMLRRLGEFGDVVPSMDNKMDTMLQHFSANVSVGELSLPGDLLLPLDTQEDLALLDNSLRQDKELQERFLRFLAIKCGRDLKTTVWRMLQSIFSNHLSINTTWTGVGDKACFRDMFLKTIVQRAIRKNPATQDATDEAIQVNVTRYLKGASDREGGKRRRTAERDPQPTP